One segment of Stenotrophomonas sp. SAU14A_NAIMI4_8 DNA contains the following:
- a CDS encoding NADH-quinone oxidoreductase subunit B: MGVIQTLDGLMNNPVPEGRVDDILRPEGDNPLLEKGFVTTSVDALLNWARTGSMWPMTFGLACCAVEMMHAGAARLDLDRYGVVFRPSPRQSDVMIVAGTLVNKMAPALRKVYDQMPDPKWVISMGSCANGGGYYHYSYSVVRGCDRVVPVDVYVPGCPPTAEALVYGILQLQKKIWRTQTIAR, from the coding sequence ATGGGAGTGATTCAGACTCTCGATGGCCTCATGAACAACCCGGTCCCGGAAGGGCGGGTGGATGACATCCTGCGGCCGGAAGGCGACAACCCCCTGCTGGAAAAGGGCTTTGTCACCACCAGTGTCGATGCTCTGCTGAACTGGGCACGCACCGGCTCCATGTGGCCCATGACCTTCGGTCTGGCCTGCTGTGCGGTGGAAATGATGCACGCCGGTGCGGCGCGTCTGGACCTTGACCGCTACGGCGTGGTGTTCCGTCCGTCGCCGCGTCAGTCCGACGTGATGATCGTGGCCGGCACCCTGGTCAACAAGATGGCCCCGGCGCTGCGCAAGGTCTACGACCAGATGCCGGACCCGAAGTGGGTCATCTCGATGGGCAGCTGCGCCAATGGCGGCGGCTACTACCATTACTCCTATTCTGTCGTGCGCGGCTGTGATCGCGTGGTGCCGGTGGACGTCTATGTCCCGGGCTGCCCGCCGACCGCCGAGGCGCTGGTGTACGGGATCCTGCAGCTGCAGAAGAAGATCTGGCGTACACAGACCATCGCCCGCTGA
- the glmM gene encoding phosphoglucosamine mutase, whose amino-acid sequence MGGRKYFGTDGIRGRVGQSPISADFVLRLGNALGRVLVAQRGAHGRRPIVVIGKDTRISGYMFEAALEAGLVAAGADVQLLGPMPTPAVAFLTRTLGVDAGIVISASHNPHYDNGIKFFSAQGEKLDDATELALEAALDVPFTTAESEQLGKASRAREAVGRYIEFCKASVPRSFDLRGVRLVLDCAHGATYQIAPLLFRELGADVIGIGAEPNGVNINDGVGSTHIDNLAAKVRETGADLGIAFDGDGDRVLMADDQGTPVDGDDLLYILARAWQAEGRLRGPVVGTLMSNYGLEKALAELQIPFQRSNVGDRYVHQALIEGNGVLGGEASGHLLCLDRATTGDGIVSALQVLVALKRSGQTLRQALQPLSKVPQKTVNVRLGDVSAKATVQADSVQSALVQAQQAVSGRGRAFLRPSGTEPVVRVTVEADDATLMQDTLDRLSAAVKSAATA is encoded by the coding sequence ATGGGAGGCCGCAAGTACTTCGGTACCGACGGCATCCGCGGGCGCGTCGGCCAGAGCCCGATTTCGGCCGATTTCGTGCTGCGCCTGGGCAATGCCCTGGGCCGCGTGCTGGTGGCCCAGCGCGGCGCGCATGGGCGTCGTCCGATCGTGGTGATCGGCAAGGACACCCGCATTTCCGGCTACATGTTCGAAGCCGCGCTGGAAGCAGGCCTGGTCGCCGCCGGTGCCGACGTGCAGCTGCTGGGCCCGATGCCCACGCCGGCCGTGGCCTTCCTTACCCGTACCCTGGGCGTGGATGCCGGCATCGTCATCAGTGCCTCGCACAACCCGCACTACGACAACGGCATCAAGTTCTTCTCCGCCCAGGGCGAGAAGCTTGATGACGCCACCGAACTGGCGCTGGAAGCAGCGCTGGACGTGCCGTTCACCACCGCCGAATCGGAGCAGCTGGGCAAGGCCTCGCGTGCCCGTGAAGCGGTGGGCCGCTACATCGAGTTCTGCAAGGCCAGCGTGCCGCGCTCGTTCGATCTGCGTGGCGTGCGCCTGGTGCTGGACTGCGCACACGGCGCTACCTACCAGATCGCGCCGCTGCTGTTCCGCGAACTGGGTGCCGATGTCATCGGCATCGGTGCCGAACCCAACGGCGTGAACATCAACGACGGCGTGGGCTCGACCCACATCGACAACCTTGCCGCCAAGGTGCGCGAGACCGGCGCCGACCTGGGCATTGCCTTCGACGGCGACGGCGATCGTGTCCTGATGGCCGACGACCAGGGTACCCCGGTCGACGGTGACGACCTGCTCTACATCCTGGCGCGCGCGTGGCAGGCCGAAGGCCGCCTGCGTGGTCCGGTGGTCGGCACCCTGATGAGCAACTACGGCCTGGAAAAGGCGCTGGCCGAGCTGCAGATTCCGTTCCAGCGCAGCAACGTGGGCGACCGCTACGTGCACCAGGCGCTGATCGAAGGCAATGGCGTGCTCGGCGGCGAAGCCTCCGGCCACCTGCTGTGCCTGGACCGCGCCACCACCGGCGATGGCATCGTCAGTGCGCTGCAGGTGCTGGTGGCGCTCAAGCGCAGCGGGCAGACCCTGCGTCAGGCGCTGCAGCCGCTGTCGAAGGTGCCGCAGAAGACCGTCAACGTGCGCCTGGGCGATGTCTCGGCCAAGGCCACCGTGCAGGCCGACAGCGTGCAGTCGGCACTGGTGCAAGCACAGCAGGCCGTCAGTGGCCGGGGCCGTGCGTTCCTGCGTCCCTCCGGCACCGAGCCGGTGGTGCGCGTCACCGTGGAAGCCGACGACGCCACCCTGATGCAGGACACCCTGGACCGGCTGTCGGCCGCGGTGAAGTCCGCTGCAACCGCCTGA
- a CDS encoding 2-oxoglutarate and iron-dependent oxygenase domain-containing protein — MSQIPTLDITRFDSDREAFVAELGAAYRQWGFAGIRNHGIAQADIDAAYDVFKAFFALPDEVKRKYHVAGSGGARGYTPFGVETAKGSKHFDLKEFWHIGREIADDSKYRDVMAPNLWPTEVEGFRERGYGLYQALDNLGSRVLSALALHIGLPEDFFADKTNFGNSILRPIHYPPITTDDIPNVRAGAHGDINFITLLVGASAAGLEVQSHDGQWVPFTSDADTIVVNIGDMLQRLTNHVYPSTIHRVVNPPGELARQPRYSVPFFLHPNPDFLIDVLPSCITPENPSRYPEPITAHGFLEERLREIKLK; from the coding sequence GTGAGCCAGATCCCGACCCTCGACATCACCCGTTTCGACAGCGACCGCGAGGCCTTCGTGGCCGAGCTGGGCGCGGCCTACCGCCAATGGGGATTCGCGGGCATCCGTAACCACGGCATCGCGCAGGCCGACATCGACGCGGCCTACGATGTCTTCAAGGCCTTCTTCGCCCTGCCGGACGAGGTCAAGCGCAAGTACCACGTGGCTGGCAGCGGCGGCGCCCGCGGCTACACCCCGTTCGGCGTGGAAACCGCCAAGGGCTCCAAGCACTTCGACCTGAAGGAGTTCTGGCACATCGGTCGCGAGATCGCCGATGACTCCAAGTACCGTGATGTGATGGCGCCGAACCTGTGGCCGACCGAGGTCGAGGGCTTCCGCGAGCGCGGCTACGGCCTGTACCAGGCGCTGGACAACCTGGGTTCGCGCGTGCTGTCGGCGCTGGCCCTGCACATTGGCCTGCCGGAGGACTTCTTCGCCGACAAGACCAACTTCGGCAATTCGATCCTGCGCCCGATCCATTACCCGCCGATCACCACCGACGACATTCCGAACGTGCGTGCCGGCGCCCATGGCGACATCAACTTCATCACCCTGCTGGTCGGTGCCAGTGCCGCGGGCCTGGAAGTGCAGTCGCATGATGGCCAGTGGGTGCCGTTCACTTCGGACGCTGACACCATCGTGGTCAACATCGGCGACATGCTGCAGCGCCTGACCAACCACGTGTACCCGTCCACCATCCACCGCGTGGTGAACCCCCCGGGCGAGCTGGCCCGCCAGCCGCGCTACTCGGTGCCGTTCTTCCTGCACCCGAACCCGGATTTCCTGATCGACGTGCTGCCCTCGTGCATCACCCCGGAAAACCCCAGCCGCTACCCGGAGCCGATCACCGCCCACGGCTTCCTGGAAGAGCGCCTGCGCGAGATCAAGCTGAAGTAA
- a CDS encoding NADH-quinone oxidoreductase subunit C has product MAEQASFIDRLSARFAGAKVIVVEPRGEVTLEVPAAQWHATALALRDEFGFEQAVDLCGVDYLGYGSDEWDTADVSSQGFSRGVEGKAQGRFAWGEFPSEENGADGARPQHMPTQRFAVVAQLRSYQHNLMLHLRCFAPDEALPVVSSLTGIWPGLNWFEREAFDLYGVIFEGHPDLRRILTDYGFVGHPFRKDFPLIGNVEVRYDEEKKRVIYEPVTSVEPRVGVPRVIRDDARLQTAEGERAQEAVK; this is encoded by the coding sequence ATGGCAGAGCAAGCATCCTTCATCGACCGACTCTCCGCACGTTTCGCTGGTGCGAAGGTCATCGTGGTCGAACCCCGCGGCGAAGTGACGCTGGAGGTGCCTGCGGCTCAGTGGCACGCCACTGCCCTGGCGCTGCGTGACGAGTTTGGTTTCGAGCAGGCCGTGGACCTGTGCGGCGTCGATTACCTGGGCTACGGCTCGGACGAATGGGACACCGCCGACGTTTCCTCGCAGGGCTTCAGTCGTGGCGTGGAAGGCAAGGCGCAGGGCCGCTTCGCCTGGGGCGAGTTCCCCAGCGAAGAAAACGGTGCCGATGGCGCCCGCCCGCAGCACATGCCGACCCAGCGTTTCGCCGTGGTCGCCCAGCTGCGCTCGTACCAGCACAACCTGATGTTGCACCTGCGCTGCTTCGCCCCTGACGAAGCACTGCCGGTGGTGTCCTCGCTGACCGGCATCTGGCCGGGCCTGAACTGGTTCGAGCGCGAAGCGTTCGACCTGTACGGCGTGATCTTCGAAGGTCACCCGGACCTGCGCCGGATCCTGACCGACTACGGTTTCGTCGGCCATCCGTTCCGCAAGGACTTCCCGCTGATCGGCAACGTCGAAGTCCGCTACGACGAAGAAAAGAAGCGCGTGATCTACGAACCGGTCACCTCGGTGGAGCCGCGCGTCGGCGTGCCGCGCGTGATCCGCGACGACGCCCGTCTGCAGACCGCAGAAGGTGAGCGCGCGCAGGAGGCAGTGAAGTGA
- a CDS encoding sulfatase-like hydrolase/transferase, with amino-acid sequence MDAASFNTPAPGAERRWQRLAWWSLFIAGNAVLAALIALGNIPVRDNPGGALGLTYLSVALPGHLLALGALAGLLPLALGLWPRRARVLTVSAIVMQGLWLCLLLVDAKVFALYRFHLNAMVANMVFGGALHDQVSLSWKTWLQAIAMISALFGAQALLAWACWKLLPAARLRRRVLQAWALVALLMAGGQVATAYYDALGERAVISQWNYLPWAQPITAKSFMRRLGVVSQPQAGLPDPRHAQLNYPLQPLRCQSHQRPNVLMVVLESLRKDALTPQFMPNTAALAQSSRVYQQHFSTGNATRYGLFGLMYGLPGGYWPTMLAEQRGSQLFKVLQQQGYDLHLYGSAPLYSPEFDRTVFSDVRSQLHQGPRDRDSAGRDRAIVESLQQDIVASQAGKRPWFGFVFLDSTHAPYHMPADYPAVAQPMAEDIDFLKFGPDHDPTPELNRYHTAVHYADSLVGRLLETLRAQGLDEDTIVLVTGDHAEEFNDLGLNYWGHNGNFSDYQLQVPFVLHWPGQAAAQDARTSSHEDWVPTLMRHGLGCENALADYSTGQDLLAEPQGTRSLVVESWSQRAVRHGDAIHVFDKFGNATTLDRRYHPLPQQAPDPASLRAAWEALTRFRNR; translated from the coding sequence ATGGATGCTGCTTCCTTCAACACTCCCGCCCCGGGCGCCGAACGCCGCTGGCAGCGGCTGGCCTGGTGGTCGTTGTTCATTGCCGGCAATGCCGTGCTGGCGGCGCTGATCGCACTGGGCAACATTCCCGTGCGCGACAACCCCGGCGGCGCACTGGGCCTGACCTACCTGTCGGTTGCCCTGCCCGGCCACCTGCTGGCGCTGGGCGCGCTGGCCGGCCTGCTGCCATTGGCGCTGGGCCTGTGGCCGCGGCGCGCGCGCGTTCTGACGGTTTCGGCCATCGTGATGCAGGGCCTGTGGCTGTGCCTGTTGCTGGTGGATGCCAAGGTCTTCGCCCTGTACCGCTTCCACCTCAATGCCATGGTCGCCAACATGGTGTTCGGCGGCGCCCTGCACGACCAGGTGAGCCTGTCCTGGAAAACCTGGCTGCAGGCGATCGCGATGATCAGCGCCCTGTTCGGCGCGCAGGCCCTGCTGGCCTGGGCCTGCTGGAAGCTGCTGCCGGCGGCGCGACTGCGGCGCCGGGTGCTGCAGGCCTGGGCGCTGGTGGCGCTGTTGATGGCCGGCGGCCAGGTGGCCACGGCCTACTACGACGCGCTGGGCGAACGTGCGGTCATCAGCCAGTGGAACTACCTGCCCTGGGCCCAGCCGATCACCGCCAAGAGCTTCATGCGCCGGCTGGGCGTGGTCAGCCAGCCGCAGGCCGGCCTGCCCGACCCGCGCCATGCGCAGCTGAACTACCCGTTGCAGCCGCTGCGCTGCCAGAGCCACCAGCGCCCGAACGTGCTGATGGTGGTGCTGGAATCGCTGCGCAAGGACGCACTGACGCCGCAGTTCATGCCCAATACGGCTGCGCTGGCGCAGTCTTCGCGCGTGTACCAACAGCACTTCAGCACCGGCAATGCCACCCGCTACGGGCTGTTCGGCCTGATGTACGGGCTGCCCGGCGGCTACTGGCCCACCATGCTGGCCGAGCAGCGCGGGTCGCAGCTGTTCAAGGTGCTGCAGCAGCAGGGTTACGACCTGCACCTGTACGGCAGTGCGCCGCTGTACAGCCCCGAATTCGACCGCACCGTGTTTTCCGATGTGCGCAGCCAGCTGCACCAGGGCCCGCGCGATCGCGATTCGGCCGGGCGTGACCGCGCCATCGTCGAATCGCTGCAGCAGGACATCGTGGCCAGCCAGGCGGGCAAACGCCCGTGGTTCGGCTTTGTCTTCCTCGATTCCACCCATGCGCCGTACCACATGCCGGCCGACTACCCGGCGGTCGCCCAGCCCATGGCCGAGGACATCGACTTCCTGAAGTTCGGCCCGGACCACGACCCGACCCCCGAATTGAACCGCTACCACACCGCGGTGCACTACGCCGACAGCCTGGTCGGACGGCTGCTGGAAACGCTGCGTGCGCAGGGGCTGGACGAGGACACCATCGTGCTGGTCACCGGTGACCACGCCGAAGAGTTCAACGACCTGGGCCTGAACTACTGGGGCCACAACGGCAACTTCTCCGACTACCAGCTGCAGGTGCCGTTCGTGCTGCACTGGCCCGGGCAGGCGGCCGCGCAGGACGCCCGCACCAGCTCGCACGAAGACTGGGTACCGACGCTGATGCGCCACGGCCTGGGCTGCGAGAACGCGCTGGCCGACTACAGCACCGGCCAGGACCTGCTGGCCGAACCGCAGGGCACACGTTCGCTGGTGGTGGAAAGCTGGTCGCAGCGCGCGGTGCGCCACGGCGATGCGATCCACGTGTTCGACAAGTTCGGCAACGCCACCACGCTGGATCGCCGCTACCACCCCTTGCCGCAGCAGGCGCCGGACCCGGCCAGCCTGCGCGCGGCCTGGGAAGCGCTGACCCGCTTCCGCAATCGTTGA
- a CDS encoding NADH-quinone oxidoreductase subunit A, which yields MLAEYLPSLLFLIVATGIGITLMLIGRFLGPRRPDLEKLSPYECGFEAFEDARMKFDVRYYLIAIQFIVFDLEIIFIVPWTQVFMELGARSLVTMGLFVGMLFLGFIYVWKKGALEWE from the coding sequence GTGCTGGCCGAATATTTGCCGTCTCTGCTGTTTCTGATCGTCGCCACCGGTATCGGCATCACGCTGATGCTGATTGGTCGATTCCTCGGCCCCCGCCGCCCCGATCTGGAAAAGCTGTCGCCGTACGAATGCGGCTTCGAGGCCTTCGAAGACGCGCGCATGAAGTTCGACGTGCGCTACTACCTGATCGCGATCCAGTTCATCGTCTTCGACCTGGAAATCATCTTCATCGTGCCGTGGACCCAGGTCTTCATGGAGCTGGGCGCCCGTTCGCTCGTCACCATGGGCCTGTTCGTCGGCATGCTGTTCCTCGGTTTCATTTACGTCTGGAAGAAGGGAGCGCTGGAATGGGAGTGA
- the tpiA gene encoding triose-phosphate isomerase, protein MRRKIVAGNWKLHGSRQFATELLGQVAAGLPKAGVDVVILPPLPYLGELVEDFGETGLVFGAQDVSSNEKGAYTGEVCAAMLHEVGARYGLVGHSERRQYHQESSELVARKFAAALHAGLVPVLCVGETLEQREAGQTEAVIASQLAPVLERVGAEGFANAVVAYEPVWAIGTGKTASKEQAQQVHAFIRGEVARMDARIADSLPILYGGSVKPDNAGELFAQPDVDGGLVGGASLVAADFLAIAQAAAHI, encoded by the coding sequence ATGCGCCGCAAGATCGTCGCCGGAAACTGGAAGCTGCACGGCAGCCGTCAATTCGCCACCGAGCTGCTCGGCCAGGTGGCCGCCGGGCTGCCCAAGGCCGGGGTGGATGTGGTCATCCTGCCGCCGCTGCCGTACCTGGGCGAACTGGTCGAGGACTTCGGCGAGACCGGCCTGGTGTTCGGGGCCCAGGATGTCAGCAGCAATGAAAAGGGCGCCTACACCGGCGAAGTCTGTGCAGCCATGCTGCACGAGGTCGGCGCCCGCTACGGCCTGGTCGGCCACTCCGAGCGCCGCCAGTACCACCAGGAAAGCAGCGAGCTGGTCGCCCGCAAGTTCGCCGCAGCCCTGCACGCCGGCCTGGTGCCGGTGCTGTGCGTGGGTGAAACCCTGGAGCAGCGCGAAGCCGGGCAGACCGAGGCGGTCATCGCCAGCCAGCTGGCACCGGTGCTCGAGCGCGTCGGCGCCGAGGGGTTTGCCAATGCCGTAGTGGCCTACGAGCCGGTCTGGGCCATCGGTACCGGCAAGACCGCCAGCAAGGAGCAGGCCCAGCAGGTGCACGCCTTCATTCGTGGCGAAGTCGCGCGCATGGATGCTAGAATCGCCGATTCACTGCCCATTCTTTACGGCGGTAGCGTGAAACCCGACAATGCCGGGGAACTGTTCGCGCAGCCGGATGTCGATGGTGGGCTGGTCGGCGGCGCCTCGCTGGTGGCCGCGGATTTCCTGGCCATCGCGCAGGCGGCGGCACACATTTAG
- a CDS encoding glycosyltransferase family 4 protein, translating into MTRPLRILHTEAATGMGGQEIYIFRHMQAMRARGHEVALLCQPGARLAGLARDAGFTVHTLRMGGLARLLRGIWSVARLVRRERYDVVNTTSRRDALIAAAGARLGGTPLVVRSRHLMSPVNSLLTYTGLPHRVLTVSSFVKQLLAERGVPAASIGIVPPIAVPPQWSDIRKPDPWQCLQDVRAEVRGELGFSADDIVVGCVAVLREPKGHADLLQAIAPLCQANRNLHLVVVGDGEPVMARLQALRDALGLQQQVHLLGYRDGACRLMAGFDIFALASHKEAAGTVFLEAAFVGVPIVATRVGGVPEMVVDGSNALLTRLGDRAALTAALRLLVDDPERRRLMGRAGWDWMRSAHRFTPAGHGETTEYYYHQWLKELGHG; encoded by the coding sequence ATGACTCGCCCGCTGCGCATCCTGCACACCGAGGCCGCCACCGGAATGGGCGGCCAGGAGATCTACATTTTCCGCCACATGCAGGCCATGCGTGCGCGCGGCCACGAGGTGGCACTGCTGTGCCAGCCCGGGGCGCGCCTGGCCGGGCTGGCCCGCGATGCGGGATTCACCGTACATACCCTGCGCATGGGCGGTCTGGCGCGCCTGCTGCGCGGCATCTGGTCAGTCGCACGCCTGGTGCGTCGTGAACGCTACGACGTGGTCAACACCACCAGCCGTCGCGATGCGTTGATCGCCGCCGCCGGCGCACGCCTGGGCGGCACGCCGCTGGTGGTGCGCTCGCGCCACCTGATGAGCCCGGTCAATTCATTGCTGACCTACACCGGGCTGCCGCACCGGGTGCTGACCGTCAGCAGTTTCGTCAAGCAGCTGCTGGCCGAGCGCGGCGTTCCGGCGGCCAGCATCGGCATCGTGCCGCCGATTGCGGTGCCGCCGCAGTGGAGCGACATCCGCAAGCCCGACCCGTGGCAGTGCCTGCAGGACGTACGCGCCGAGGTGCGCGGCGAACTGGGCTTCAGCGCCGACGATATCGTGGTGGGCTGCGTGGCCGTGCTGCGCGAACCCAAGGGCCATGCCGACCTGCTGCAGGCCATCGCACCGCTGTGCCAGGCCAACCGCAACCTGCACCTGGTGGTGGTGGGCGATGGCGAACCGGTGATGGCCCGCCTGCAGGCCCTGCGCGATGCACTGGGCCTGCAGCAGCAGGTCCACCTGCTGGGCTACCGCGATGGTGCCTGCCGGCTGATGGCCGGCTTCGACATCTTCGCCCTGGCCTCGCACAAGGAAGCGGCGGGCACGGTGTTCCTGGAAGCGGCGTTCGTGGGCGTGCCGATCGTCGCCACGCGCGTGGGGGGTGTTCCGGAAATGGTGGTCGATGGCAGCAACGCGCTGCTGACCCGGCTGGGCGACCGCGCCGCATTGACTGCCGCGCTGCGCCTGCTGGTGGACGACCCCGAACGCCGCCGCCTGATGGGCCGTGCCGGCTGGGACTGGATGCGCAGCGCGCACCGGTTCACCCCTGCCGGCCACGGCGAAACCACCGAATACTATTATCACCAGTGGCTGAAGGAGCTGGGACATGGCTGA
- a CDS encoding polysaccharide deacetylase family protein, whose translation MADARTVPVLMHHHVSPSPGMITVSPENFESQIAWLAREGWTSLTLDQYAGFLAGKPVPRKSIVITFDDGYLDNWVYAHPILQKYGMHAVVFVVTGWMGEGPVRAHAGVADAVLPPTPDHRGCETAIFQDNRCDDVMMRWSEARAAIEAGTFEVHCHTHTHTRWLQRQDLDRAQRRDGIDQDLARARQVLQAQLGEVSDTLCWPYGDFDQDHIEVARAHGFRYLHTTHPFGRNVVGGDPERIYRFAIRNRPASWLRKRIAQSYHPLLGPLFNGFKARQKKMVPGP comes from the coding sequence ATGGCTGACGCACGAACCGTACCGGTGCTGATGCACCATCACGTAAGCCCGTCGCCGGGCATGATCACCGTGTCGCCGGAAAACTTCGAGAGCCAGATCGCCTGGCTGGCGCGCGAAGGCTGGACGTCGCTGACGCTGGACCAGTACGCCGGCTTCCTGGCCGGCAAGCCGGTGCCCCGCAAATCGATCGTGATCACCTTCGATGACGGTTACCTGGACAACTGGGTGTATGCGCACCCGATCCTGCAGAAGTACGGCATGCACGCGGTGGTGTTCGTGGTGACCGGCTGGATGGGCGAAGGCCCGGTGCGCGCGCATGCTGGTGTGGCCGACGCCGTGCTGCCGCCGACGCCGGACCACCGTGGCTGCGAGACGGCGATCTTCCAGGACAACCGCTGCGACGATGTGATGATGCGCTGGAGCGAAGCACGCGCCGCCATCGAGGCCGGCACCTTCGAGGTGCACTGCCATACCCACACCCATACCCGCTGGCTGCAGCGGCAGGACCTGGACCGCGCGCAGCGCCGCGATGGCATCGACCAGGACCTGGCGCGGGCGCGGCAGGTGCTGCAGGCGCAGCTGGGCGAAGTGTCCGACACCCTGTGCTGGCCGTATGGCGATTTCGACCAGGACCATATCGAGGTCGCCCGCGCACACGGGTTCCGCTACCTGCACACCACCCATCCGTTCGGCCGCAACGTGGTCGGTGGCGATCCGGAACGCATCTATCGCTTCGCGATCCGCAACCGCCCGGCCAGCTGGCTGCGCAAGCGCATCGCGCAGAGCTACCACCCGCTGCTGGGGCCGCTGTTCAACGGCTTCAAGGCACGCCAGAAGAAGATGGTGCCCGGGCCCTAG
- the secG gene encoding preprotein translocase subunit SecG: MLMLILNVVYVLVAVAMIALILMQRGSGAAAGSGFGAGASGTVFGARGASNFLSKSTKWLAVVFFGISLFMAWYAGHGTRPAADQDLGLMSAPAASAPAVPAGELPAAPKAAEVPAAPVPAATVPAQAETSTSGEEKPSEGSQKD, encoded by the coding sequence ATGCTGATGTTGATCCTCAATGTCGTCTACGTGCTGGTGGCCGTAGCCATGATCGCGCTGATCCTGATGCAGCGTGGCTCGGGCGCGGCGGCGGGCTCGGGCTTTGGTGCCGGCGCCTCGGGGACTGTGTTCGGCGCGCGCGGCGCGTCCAACTTCCTGTCCAAGTCCACCAAGTGGCTGGCCGTGGTGTTCTTCGGCATCAGCCTGTTCATGGCCTGGTACGCCGGCCATGGCACCCGTCCGGCGGCCGACCAGGACCTGGGCCTGATGTCCGCCCCGGCGGCCAGCGCCCCGGCCGTCCCGGCGGGTGAACTGCCGGCCGCGCCGAAGGCTGCGGAGGTCCCGGCGGCACCGGTTCCGGCCGCCACTGTGCCGGCTCAGGCGGAAACTTCCACTTCTGGTGAAGAAAAGCCGTCCGAAGGCTCCCAGAAAGACTGA
- the accD gene encoding acetyl-CoA carboxylase, carboxyltransferase subunit beta, whose translation MSWLSKLMPSGIRTDNTPSKKRSVPEGLWEKCSSCGSALYRPELEENLEVCPKCGHHMAIRARARLAALFDADSTTEIAARLGPTDLLKFKDQKKYSERIKIAQKNTGEYDALIAMRGLLKGRPLVASSFDFAFMGGSMGSVVGERFALAAETALEIGAPYVCFSASGGARMQEGLFSLMQMAKTSAALGKLREAGLPYISVLTHPTTGGVSASFAMLGDINIAEPQALIGFAGPRVIEQTVREKLPEGFQRSEFLLEHGAIDQICDRREMRDRLADLLAMLGRQPRPEVA comes from the coding sequence ATGAGTTGGCTCAGCAAGTTGATGCCGTCCGGCATCCGCACCGACAACACCCCCAGCAAGAAGCGCAGCGTCCCCGAGGGCCTGTGGGAAAAGTGCAGCAGCTGCGGCAGCGCGCTGTACCGCCCCGAGCTGGAAGAAAACCTGGAGGTCTGCCCGAAGTGCGGCCACCACATGGCGATCCGCGCGCGCGCGCGCCTGGCCGCGCTGTTTGACGCCGACAGCACCACCGAGATCGCGGCGCGCCTGGGGCCGACCGACCTGCTGAAGTTCAAGGACCAGAAGAAGTACAGCGAGCGCATCAAGATCGCGCAGAAGAACACCGGCGAGTACGACGCGCTGATCGCCATGCGCGGCCTGCTCAAGGGCCGTCCGCTGGTGGCGTCCTCGTTCGATTTCGCCTTCATGGGTGGTTCGATGGGCTCGGTGGTGGGTGAGCGCTTCGCGCTGGCCGCCGAAACCGCGCTGGAAATCGGCGCCCCCTACGTGTGCTTCTCCGCCAGTGGCGGCGCGCGCATGCAGGAAGGCCTGTTCTCGCTGATGCAGATGGCCAAGACCTCGGCCGCGCTGGGCAAGCTGCGCGAGGCCGGCCTGCCGTACATCTCGGTGCTGACCCACCCGACCACCGGTGGCGTGTCGGCCTCGTTTGCAATGCTGGGCGACATCAACATCGCCGAACCGCAGGCCCTGATCGGCTTCGCCGGCCCGCGCGTGATCGAACAGACCGTGCGCGAAAAGCTGCCCGAAGGCTTCCAGCGTTCGGAGTTCCTGCTCGAGCACGGCGCCATCGACCAGATCTGCGACCGCCGCGAAATGCGTGACCGCCTGGCCGACCTGCTGGCCATGCTCGGCCGTCAGCCGCGGCCGGAGGTGGCTTGA